GCTGGCCGTAACACGATGCCACTGGGCGGTCCGCGTGAAGCTCACAGCCCTATCACTAACCGCTCGAGCGGCCCACGGGGAACTGCCCCTACCAGTCCCATTAATTCAAAGACCAACCCACGTCATCATCGTAGCTGGAGTCGGACCGAGAGAACGCCGTGACGCCGTCGACGCAGGCGATGTCAGATCAAAGAAACTACAACCCAGTCTTCTAGGGCCTCAGCCGTTGACATCGACGCTGCATTCCCGCCGGCGTCTCGGCAACGTTCTCATAGGCATAGCGGCCATCTTCGCTGCGTGTTGGTGCCCGTATGCTACTATAGTTATCTGTGGCGCATTCGGACTACAAGCTCCATTGCTGCTGCAGCAATATGCGTTGCTGTTTGGACATGCTCACTCAGCTCTGAACGCGGCGGCGTATTGGGTGTTGAATAGACATGCTTTGACGTCTGCTTGCGCGGCGTGGCGACTGCCTCAGCTACGGGTGCGGGAAGAAAGACCCTCGTCTACA
Above is a window of Choristoneura fumiferana chromosome 18, NRCan_CFum_1, whole genome shotgun sequence DNA encoding:
- the LOC141437959 gene encoding uncharacterized protein, with product MAALASGGAARLRTPQLLSACAADLLVCAASAPLAAARAARLHTATCHVSYYVESFPVAASTLSLVAMAAERCGAVKRGRGKVCSQPFLAVFAVWLSALLLSVAAVTSNCVPWPPLAAAHALITYCFPVLAVTRCHWAVRVKLTALSLTARAAHGELPLPVPLIQRPTHVIIVAGVGPRERRDAVDAGDVRSKKLQPSLLGPQPLTSTLHSRRRLGNVLIGIAAIFAACWCPYATIVICGAFGLQAPLLLQQYALLFGHAHSALNAAAYWVLNRHALTSACAAWRLPQLRVREERPSSTNEAALGAFHPRLARPAPSPRPPPSSYLY